A stretch of the Neisseria sp. DTU_2020_1000833_1_SI_GRL_NUU_006 genome encodes the following:
- a CDS encoding DUF2818 family protein, with amino-acid sequence MTASMYILLVLALIFANAPFVTTKFFGVFPLKRKHIGHHLIELAAGFILTAVLAYILESRAGAVHQQDWEFYATVICLYLIFAFPCFVWRYFWHARNRE; translated from the coding sequence ATGACCGCATCCATGTACATCCTTTTGGTATTGGCGCTCATCTTCGCCAACGCCCCCTTCGTTACCACCAAATTTTTCGGCGTGTTTCCGCTCAAGCGCAAACATATCGGGCATCACCTCATCGAATTGGCGGCAGGCTTCATCCTGACCGCCGTCCTCGCCTATATCCTCGAATCCCGCGCCGGCGCGGTACACCAACAAGACTGGGAGTTTTACGCTACTGTAATCTGCCTCTACCTGATATTCGCCTTCCCCTGTTTCGTATGGCGTTATTTCTGGCACGCACGCAACCGCGAATGA